Part of the Rhizoctonia solani chromosome 2, complete sequence genome is shown below.
AACGTCGTGAACTTCTACCTTGACCCCGCTCAGGCCGAACACAAGACTCAACTCGTTGCCCTGGCTAGCAGCAAGGACCCTCAAGCCAACAATGTCATTGCCGGATACGTCCGCGAGGCTTTGCGTGAGTACACTATGCGTCCCGTTCCCTTGTGGACACTGACCGTTGTTTTCATATAGGTCTTGACCCATTGGTATGCGTGACTTATCTTTTGTACATTAACCTCACTAACAAACTCTCAGTTCTCGCACGCTCGCCGTGTCGTCGTTGAAAACACATCCGTCAAAGGTTCTAATTACAAGCGGGGAGATTCCTTGTTCCTGTCTATTGCAGATTCCAATTTGGATGTAAGCCCTCTGCCCTTCGTGGTATGTGTAGGTCGGCATTGATTTAAATCATGACCCTAGCCCGATACGTTCCCGAACCCCAAGAGTGTCGATCCCAGGCGACCGGCAGACAGCTACACCCTCATGGGTGACGGTCTCCATCGCTGCTTCAGTGACGAGTTTGTCCACTCGGTATGTGGCTGGGTTCTAGTAGCTTACTCATCAACTAATCCATTGTGGTATCAGACTATGGCTTGCGCCGTTCGTGCCGTGTTCCAGCTCAACAACATCCGCCGCGGCCCCGGAAAATCTGGTATTCTCAAGAGGTTCACAGATTCGGATGGCACCACTGCCTCGTCCTGTTACCTCAACTCGAAGCAAATCATTACTCCGTTCCCTACCAGCTTGACCCTCCAGGTAAGACTGAGCCACGCCTTTCCGTCTTCAAACATTGACCAAGCTATTCCAGTACGATGTGTAAACGCGACACCACGCAGTTTGAATCAGAATATTTGGGACCATCGTTGTATTTCTTCCTGTATACTTGTTTTTCTTCTCCTGAAATCAATCAAATCAATACAACATGAAAGACTTCCGGGGACTAGATCGCGAGTCGCAAATATGTTGCCTCCCCACCATCCAGCCCAACAACGCACAAGGTCGAAAATAAGCTACTCGAGAAGATGCTTAGTTTTAACTCTGGCCGTGCAACTGTCATCTAAGGGCCGATGTTTTGGGCTTGAAAATAGTCATCATGTTTATCTGGTATGCTATTGAAACAAGTGATAATGTGTGACACAACTGCTATTAGATCTAATATGCGTACTACTAGTAATATTCTGCTGAGCCCCGCGAAAACCCCAATAATAAACGAATCACAGAAAATTACATTGTACTGTATCACCTATCGGGATGCAGGCTGGTGTCCTCCCTTCATTTTGGATATAAGTGCATCTATTTGATAAGGCTGCGGTATGTTAGTAACCAAAAGACCCCTGGGTATGGAGCAAAGGTAGAAACCTTGATCATCACATCGTCCACTCCTGCTTCCTGGGCTGCTTGAACTTGTTCCAGGCGAGCATTTCCCGTCAGAGCAATAATAAAATTACGTTTCCTCAATGTTCCCAACGATTCCCGCCTGCGTATCTCACGGGTAGCAGCGAATCCGTCGCTGACAGCAAATTTAGAATAAAAATACGTGAGGAAATAGAAACCTACAGAACTGGCATTTCAAGGTCCATCTGATGGTGCATCGTTAGGACTAGATTACATATGGGTTAAGGCACATACCAAAACCACATCAAACGTTTCAGCTCGTATCTCGCTGTTGCTTTGTAGGTCCGCTTTATCAATAGCCTGAATTGCTTCGAGGCCATTAGAAGCTAGAACTACGGTAAAACCGGCTCTCTTCATCTGGCGACTGTACGGATAAATTAATGTAGCTTTTTTAATAGAAATCAGAACATACGCTAGCACATTCTACAAATTGGATTGATCCTTAGTACTCGGGCGTCGTAAAACGCCGGAAACACTGACCTGGTTAATCTTATTATCTTCAGTGATTAAGATATGCAGAGGTCGATTGCGATGTATGTTCGGTGTTTCTGGTAACGGCCTTGACGCAGACTTGGTTGATCCACCCGATTTGTAACTCGTCTTGGACGATGATCTCCGAAGACCCCGTCccggtggtggaggtgggggatGATATTCGGGAGCGGCTGCTCGAATGAAAAAACGGAAACGCGCCTTTACCTTAAAAGGGCACTCTAATTGACGCTCGAGTCGTGATCATTGTATTCAATACTTACCTGGCTCGCTAACAACCTCGATCCTTCCTCCCATGAGACCTAAAAACATGTTAGTACATATTTGGCATAAATCTGAAGCGACTATACTGCATAGCTGGCGACACACGAATAGCCCAAGGCCTGAGCCACCGAACACATGGTGTGCATTCTATATTTAAGTGACAAGATATTAGTGAACGCCGACTTCTCTCGTTCTACCTAGGTCTCACCGATCCTTGTTGAAACCTTAGGGACGCATGGGTTTCAATCGAAAAAAAGCATATATCCGCATTGTTTTATTTACTCACCTCTGAAATAGGAGGGCAAGATCTTCCTTCTGGAGGCCAGGGCCCGAGTCTTGCACCGACacatatatgtatatgtCTGGTACCCCCGTTCCGGTGATTGGAGAACGGGATCGAAGAGCCTGACCAGACGGGAAAGGCGGAACCGCACAGCTCTCATCCTTTGGAGGGTCCAGTGAGAGTTCCAATGAGACCTTGATTTCTCGCAGGCCGCTACTCATATCCGTAAACCGGATAGCGTTCGACATTAGCTAAGGGTGAATTTAGTCACGGCTAATGCTTGCGAAGTCTCTGCCCACGTTGGTTATTGTTTGTGCGAACCGACTGCGGTCTGCCTTGACTGTCCTCAAACCAAATATCTCTACTCCGTGCCCAAAGTTTAGTTTAAAATCAATATTTTTCCTAGTAAGGTTGATCCATATATCAGATCACCCCCGATTTCAACTTCTGAACGCATACAAAAATTAGACTCACGCTATGAGCTCATTGCGAAACACCAAGAGTATCTGGTTTGTCTCATGTTTAACGTCAAAGTCCGTTGGAACTACCGTGAGCATCTAGAAAAATATTTACTTTTCGCTCACTTCAAAAATAATCATTCTTACGTTGAGTTGAATCCTTGAGAGACTCAAGACATCGTTCGCAATGCGAGCTAAATGCTGTCAGCCTTGGATAAACACCCACACAAAGCCATCACCTTGCGCCAAGCCACACTGGTGGGGTTAGTATCGGAATAATAGCCCTAAGGTACACATACTGCATAATGCTATCCATAGCCTGCAAGTCATCTTCCAGCTCTTCCAGTAGTCGATCAGTTGGTGTGTATGATAAGCCTCGCTTTCGGCAATCATGAAGTATATCCCTCAATCCTTTCATGTTTGTCCTGACAACCTCCTATTCATTGTTCGAATTAACCTCGGATCACCACGGTTGGTTTACTCTACTTACCGCATTTTGTATAATAGCAGACACCGGCTGTCTGTTCAGAGCTCCTTTAGCATTATGCTAAACGCGCGAGGGAATACCAACCTCAGTTCATGCGAAGTAACGTCAATCAATAACTCTATTTACCACGTTAGAGGGTTATCTCGGCCCAAGAAAACAACATGCCTTGTGCAGTCCTGCGCTTTACTTCAAGTTGTCGTTGGGTGTCGGCGTCCTCTGCCCTCGATGCTGCGATGTGTTCCCGCTCCTCAGCCAGTGCTATGCGTGCTTCTTCAAGTCGGTATTGCTCATTGATATCCATGACAGCACCAAATGATCCAGCGAAGCTACCATCGGCATTAATCAGTGGTGCTATGACCGCGTGAGTCCACACGTCGTTTTTCCAAAGTAAACGCTGGGGTATTTGGGTATCAGCAAAGGGTCTGATACCGTATCATAGACCTTACCGTAGCTGCTGACTCACGATTTTCAAAACACCCCTTCCAGACACGGAGCGCGGCATCTTTGCTTTCAGGCGCAATACTTGAATACCGACACAATTAGCGAGATCGAACCATTGAGACTGGCCCATAGCTTACTGGTCAAGCCATTCGTCACGCTCTCGTCCTGCAGGATATCCTGTTATCTGATACCAGGCCGGATTGAGGTATGTAAGCCTATGTAAAGCTTCAATAAATATCAAGCCGAATGAAAACACATAGCACCCACCTTCCTTCCGCATCTGTCCTAAATATTCCGACCTTTCAACAGAtgtccccaagtcaattatTACAACAGATGAATTCTCAGAGAAACTTACGGGCGAAAGCTCTCCCAGAACCTGTAATTCGTATGACCTAGCCTCAAATTCGTCTTCAAGCTTCAGACGTCGTTTCCCAAGTTGAAGCTGTAAATGGACTCGGGCGAGTATGTCCCGGACTCTGAAGGTTTACCGACACAATCCACTGCGCCTTCTTCTTTCCCGCCGAACAAACTTTCTGAACTCGATTGTCAGGTATAGGCCATGGTGTATTGTGGATTTGGGAGGAATACGCACCGTCATCTGATGCAGTGACAAAAATGACAGGCAAAAATCGTGTTTTTCGCTCTTCTCGCAGATGCTTGACCAAAGTCGGACCGTCCATCCTGGGCATCATTACGTCGCTGAGTGTGCAATTTCAGTGTCAGCGCCAAGAGAAATAGGTCGAATTAACCAGAGCACACCATAAAATTATGTGTAACTTTTGTGATTTGGCAATTTGCAAGGCTTCGAGCCCGTCTTGTGCCTCTAGATAGTTACGTAGGGGCTGAATATCTTGCGTACATATCGCCGCATGTCCGCGTTCTTCCAGTTTACGAGTTGAACCTGCACCATACGCAAGGGAAGGGCTCACATCATCAACGATCAAAATACATCCTCTTTCTCAAAGAATAGCGTCGACGAAGTCGCGCTTTCGCCCTCGTCGCTAGCGGACCCAGCGGAAGAAGGCACCGGTTGCTCGAATTCCGTCCAACTATGGAGGAGAAAATAAAAAACCAAAGCAAGTTAGTGGCCGTTGAAACCCCGTCGAGTCAAATGACCTGAAGCGAATTATGCGTACTAGTCCATCTCCTTGTGCAACGTCCCGTGAACATCGGATGATGATGACATTTCTTGGATGAGGGAAGTAGGAAGGTGGGAGCTGCCGCGCGGAAGGACCACGGTGAATGCGCTCCCCGAGTTGTCTCCGTTTTCTTCCTCGGTCTGGGATTCCAGGAGAATTTGACCGCCGTGCAGAGAGACGAGCTCCTGTGAAGTGGTGAGGATTGGTACCAGTCGTTTGAAGAATAAAAAGCACAGACCTTGATAAGCGAGAGTCCGACACCAGTGCCTTCGGCAGTCTACGACCAGCAGCAATAAGCGAATATGTATAAAAGTCACTACCACCATTACAACTTACATTATTATGTACGCGAAAGAATCGATCGAATACCTGGTTCAAATAATCCTTGGGAATACCCACACCTACGAGAACGTTAAATAAATACAGTGCATATCGAAATCCACCAGAAGAACTCACCAGTGTCCCTAACCTGGACATGCGACTCGTTAAGTTCATGTACGACGCTAACCGTGACAACCCCTCGAGTCGTATACTTGAACGCATTAGACAACCTGTTCCAACCCCCACCCCCCACCCCACCCAAAATCAGCAACGTCATTCGAACTCGCCCATGTGGTTCTCGACATACAAATTGCACACGATCTTTTCCCACAAATCTAGGGCACCCATTTAGCATTCGAACCCTTTCCCCCCGCGGGGTACACATCAACTCAAATACTGATACTCACCAGGATCAACATAAACAACAGGCTCCACTTCTAGCTCCGCAATCTCAATCTTGAACTCAATCCCCTTTTTCTCGGCTAAACTTCTAAGAGAGCTGCGATGTCTGCTGTCAAGCGCCCCAGTTGCACAGGTCTGAATTTTCCAGCAAGGCGTCCTGCTTCGAGTTTGCTCATGTCCATGATGGACTTGGAGGTATAAGAAATGGGGTGTGGTATTCATCACATTTGGATTGGGCACGGGGTAAAAAAAAATGAGTCAAGAGCACGAGGGCAGGGGTCGTAGAACTCACGTCGATTAACTTGTTCAGTCGCTTACAGTTCCTCGCAGCGAGCTGCAATTTGTACTGGGCGCTCCCGTCGAGACCACGAGAAGCCAAAAGTTGGTCCAAAGGCGCTTGGATGAGAGTCAGGGCGTTCTTAGCTCTACCGCCACGCCGAAACCCATCTCAGTTTACTAGCTCTATGTGGTGCGCGTAAAAGAACGCACCATGGGATACATTCGTAAAAAACATAGTCTTGGCTTTATCCATCCTTTCGCTCAATCATCATCCTCATGTCCGCCTCCCGCTGCAAACCACGCTCAGCTGATTACTTATCCCCGCGCTCAGACTCTCCAACCAAGAAGCATAATCCGCATCGTACTCCTTCTTGTGTTTAGTCCGACGACAAGGATAGCGTGCGGGAGAGAGTCGAGGAAGAAACCAAGATGGGCAGTATGGCTGCTGTCCGTGGGATATCGCCGAATCCGCGTCCGTCGAGGCCTTGCGAGATGAGAGGGGAGAGGATCGACGATTTCGATGGACCCGGAAACGAGCGAGTTGGTCATGTCTAGTCCAGCAACGGACCGGACCGAAGAGGTGGACGAGTTGGGAGGGGATAGCGTCTTTGGTCTGCTGGTAGGTCCCGTAGACCCGGTGGGGAGTGGGGATGAGACGGTTGATGCCGAGTCTGACCTCTCGCGTACGATATGGTATGTCACAGGATCCAAAGTGTATTCGATAGTTTCTCTCGCCATTGGGTGGTTCGACGGTATTCCAATCGATCCGGCGAGGGTAAGTTTAACTTGAATGAGCGAAGACGTTTGGTGTCTCAGATACTTTAGCGCCAACGAGGCGGCTTTAGTCTTGTCGTCGGGCGATGGTGGATTTTCAGCCCGGCACCAATAAAGCGCTATAAACGGaagactttttttttttcagcGCAAATGTGTTAGAGCAGCAAGACCAGAACTCACTCGCAAGGGTTTCTGGCTAATACCTCCAGCGTCCCTTCTCCGAACTTTTCTTGCGTTCTCGTGTCCGCAAGTCTGGAGAACAATTCCGACATGCAACTAAGCCTCCGCTCGGCGATGACTTTTGTGGTTGTCTCCCATGTCGTGTTCCAGATTCCATCAATAGACCCATCGTCTTGCCAGATAGGCGTCCAGTGCCACGAACTAGGAACGGCGGTTGGCGCACGGACTCAAGGAACCGAATAAACGTACTGGTATACTTCCTCAGGAAGCTGAAGTTCCGTCAATGAATTGAAAAACATCTGGTCTGGGAATAGATAAATAAGATTGGAGCAATTGGTTTATGAATGAGTTCTCACCGTCCgtcttgcatatggcctttCCGGATCTAACATGTCCGCAGCGGGACCAATCGAATCCCATATTTCGCCCCACTACAAACGAGTTAGTTTGATCACAACAAGGGCTCGCGAACTTACAGCAAGTTTGGCCGGTTGACCGTATATACCAGGATGCTTGGGTCCAATCATCCTGGCGTAGGTATCATTGTACAGAATCACCAGGCTTGGAGAAAGTAAATAGAAAGCACCCAAGCACGGTAAAAAGTCACATACTCGGGCCATCCCCACATTATAGAGCTCTGGAAGTGACATCAGCAGTCGCACAAGTCGAGTGGTCGAAATCCTGCTCACCGCAATGGGCTTTCCCATCATATACCTAACCATAAGCTTCAAAGCTGTGGGCCACTTGTCCCTCGAACCCAGCGGCGAACTATCCCAATCAAAAGTCTCAATCAATTCCGATGGAAGCTTGACCGAATTAGTGGTCGCGGGGGGAAGCCGACTGGGATATGAGCTGGTAGATGACCGACTCTTCTGCGTCGCTTTCCATTGGACGATCCGCGCCGCTGTGTCTCAGATCGCAAGAAATTCATAGGTGCGTGACGGGGCGATGCGGTAAAGACGAAGGAACGATTGGTAGTGGCTACTCTGGGAATGATCGTTGGCAGATTGACAGGTGTTGGCGTCAGTTCCAAGTCCACTGGAGAATGGTCTCGGGCAGCCATAGCGGGCAAAAATTAACCGATTTGGAGTCACCGATTGCTGCTTTGGCGCCAGTGGTAGGCGAGGACAACCAGAGCACATCATCGTCCGATGCAAGTGTAGAGAGAAAAGTTGAGTATCAAGCGCCTGTGTCGAGTCTTCTCCAGCTAATAGTCCGTACAAAGCAGGGTTCACATACATTAGCTCGAGCGAGGAATGGGGAATGGTATTTAAACATAAAATAAAGGCAGGCTCGGGATATGCATCCAAGAACGATATCAGAGGCACATGCCCCAAGCTATCTGGAGGCACCATTGCCATTGCAATTGCCGTCACGGTGGTAGGCTCTACGAGGTTTTGTCGACCGGACAAATTCCGTGTTCCTTTGACTATTGCCTCAGCACAGCGTCATTGGCCTCGATTGACGTGACTGAATGGGTCTGATACTACCAGGATTGGTCGTTCAAACGATCTGCGGAACCAAAGAACGATCCAATTTCATATTCCCAGGATACACTGCCCCTGCTGTCCCTGGTCCTGCTGCCGCGACCAGCACATTCGTCGCAACTGACACTACAGGTTATTAATGCCAAATTTATTCTATATCTGTACTGTATCCTATGGTATGATGGATTAATTTATCTTTGCCAGACATTATCTGGGTACCACCCGTGGAACAATCCCACTTATTTTGTGTCGACAAACGCCACCGTCATGATTAATCTTCCGATCGCCCTGTGTTCGCAGATCTTGAGCTCGCGGTTATATTTCCGGTTCTGTATATCACTCACGATCTCCCGTTCTCACCATAAGTTAACACTTTACCGACTCGATCCTTTGTGCCTCCTCCAGATCCCTCTCCACCAACTTCATATCATATATCTCGAGAGATACTATGCCAA
Proteins encoded:
- a CDS encoding response regulator receiver, which codes for MAARDHSPVDLELTPTPVNLPTIIPRVATTNRSFVFTASPRHAPMNFLRSETQRRGSSNGKRRRRLPSELIETFDWDSSPLGSRDKWPTALKLMVRYMMGKPIASSIMWGWPDLVILYNDTYARMIGPKHPGIYGQPAKLAWGEIWDSIGPAADMLDPERPYARRTMFFNSLTELQLPEEVYHSWHWTPIWQDDGSIDGIWNTTWETTTKVIAERRLSCMSELFSRLADTRTQEKFGEGTLEVLARNPCDLPFIALYWCRAENPPSPDDKTKAASLALKYLRHQTSSLIQVKLTLAGSIGIPSNHPMARETIEYTLDPVTYHIVRERSDSASTVSSPLPTGSTGPTSRPKTLSPPNSSTSSVRSVAGLDMTNSLVSGSIEIVDPLPSHLARPRRTRIRRYPTDSSHTAHLGFFLDSLPHAILVVGLNTRRTPLDQLLASRGLDGSAQYKLQLAARNFHHGHEQTRSRTPCWKIQTCATGALDSRHRSSLRSLAEKKGIEFKIEIAELEVEPVVYVDPGEYQFVGKDRVQFVCREPHGRVRMTLLILGGVGGGGWNRLSNAFKYTTRGVVTVSVVHELNESHVQVRDTGVGIPKDYLNQVFDRFFRVHNNTAEGTGVGLSLIKELVSLHGGQILLESQTEEENGDNSGSAFTVVLPRGSSHLPTSLIQEMSSSSDVHGTLHKEMDYWTEFEQPVPSSAGSASDEGESATSPSLAYGAGSTRKLEERGHAAICTQDIQPLRNYLEAQDGLEALQIAKSQKLHIILCDVMMPRMDGPTLVKHLREERKTRFLPVIFVTASDDGAYSSQIHNTPWPIPDNRVQKVCSAGKKKAQWIVSLQLGKRRLKLEDEFEARSYELQVLGELSPVGIFRTDAEGRLTYLNPAWYQITGYPAGRERDEWLDHIAPESKDAALRVWKGCFENRESAATRLLWKNDVWTHAVIAPLINADGSFAGSFGAVMDINEQYRLEEARIALAEEREHIAASRAEDADTQRQLEHNAKGALNRQPVSAIIQNAEVVRTNMKGLRDILHDCRKRGLSYTPTDRLLEELEDDLQAMDSIMHVAWRKVMALSRIANDVLSLSRIQLNMLTVVPTDFDVKHETNQILLVFRNELIAKNIDFKLNFGHGVEIFGLRTVKADRSRFAQTITNLMSNAIRFTDMSSGLREIKVSLELSLDPPKDESCAVPPFPSGQALRSRSPITGTGVPDIYIYVSVQDSGPGLQKEDLALLFQRFQQGSNAHHVFGGSGLGLFVSWEEGSRLLASQVKARFRFFIRAAAPEYHPPPPPPGRGLRRSSSKTSYKSGGSTKSASRPLPETPNIHRNRPLHILITEDNKINQNVLARQMKRAGFTVVLASNGLEAIQAIDKADLQSNSEIRAETFDVVLMDLEMPVLDGFAATREIRRRESLGTLRKRNFIIALTGNARLEQVQAAQEAGVDDVMIKPYQIDALISKMKGGHQPASR